In the genome of Tripterygium wilfordii isolate XIE 37 chromosome 19, ASM1340144v1, whole genome shotgun sequence, one region contains:
- the LOC119985671 gene encoding uncharacterized protein LOC119985671 codes for MVSTRRSGSLSGSSNKRPSSSDDKPPPSPKRQKTDNGGVSEKSMPSTENPKELRIPEGVDRGECGSADAGGGTRDGLGDGKGETVPAVAVMPSVAEGSTSVTAEKPRNISSSFHLQPKQNLVFEETPWCKLLSQSGQNVNIPICASTFTIGSSKHCNFALKDQTISAILYKIKHTQQEGNVVAVLESTGSKGSVQINGKVVRKNTSYVLNSGDEVAFGLLGNYAYIFQQLVTEGTVKSAEVHSSVGKFLQLERKAGDPSAVAGASILASLSSLRQDLSRLKSPAPSTGKVHQDTEVPADTSVQNAMDAEVDGLEGHSAPNAGGDGAVDAGVGVSKNLPAGCNHDTGIEAGNVLEERNEWMRESTSLRCAVFREDVLAGIVDGGNIQVSFDEFPYYLSENTKNVLIAATFVHLKHKEHAKHASELTSVNPRILLSGPAGSEIYQEMLAKALAKYFGAKLLIFDSHSVLGGLSSKEAELLKDGFNAEKSCSCTKQSPVVSDLAKTMSPSAGEAETLSSSSLTSSYGLEYQPKMEAENLPSSSVTSIAHLFKIGDRVRFLDTACLSLYTPSSPPRGPSYGIRGKVMLVFKENPSSKVGVRFDKPIPDGVDLGGLCEVGHGFFCSATDLRLDNTGGEDLDKLLINTLFEAVYRESRSSPFILFMKDAEKCIVGNSDSYSTFKSKVEKLPDNVVVIGSHTQSDNRKEKSHPGGLLFTKFGGNQTALLDLAFPDSFGRLHERGKEVPKAMKLLTKLFPNKVAIHMPQDEALLVSWKHQLDRDAETLKMKGNLNHLRTVITRSGMESEGLDMLCIKDQTLSNEIIFMCTAGAEKIVGWALSHHLMQNPDVNPDTKIVLSSESIQYGIGILQAIQNESKSLKKSLKDVVTENEFEKRLLADVIPPNDIGVTFDDIGALENVKDTLKELVMLPLQRPELFCKGQLTKPCKGILLFGPPGTGKTMLAKAVATESGANFINISMSSITSKWFGEGEKYVKSVFSLASKIAPSVIFVDEVDSMLGRRENPGEHEAMRKMKNEFMVNWDGLRTKDTERVLVLAATNRPFDLDEAVIRRLPRRLMVNLPDPPNRAKILKVILAKEDLSPDVDFDSIANMTDGYSGSDLKNLCVAAAHRPIKEILEKEKKEREAALAEGRSPPALSGSDDIRPLNIDDFRYAHERVCASVSSESVNMTELLQWNDLYGEGGSRRKKALSYFM; via the exons ATGGTTTCAACGAGAAGAAGTGGATCTCTCTCTGGTAGTAGCAACAAACGACCATCCTCCTCGGATGATAAGCCTCCTCCTTCGCCGAAGCGTCAAAAG ACTGATAATGGTGGAGTGTCAGAGAAATCGATGCCGTCAACGGAGAATCCTAAAGAATTACGCATTCCAGAAGGTGTGGATCGCGGAGAATGCGGTTCCGCTGATGCTGGAGGAGGCACGAGGGATGGCTTGGGTGATGGGAAGGGTGAAACGGTGCCGGCGGTTGCAGTTATGCCTTCTGTCGCTGAGG GGTCCACTTCAGTTACGGCTGAAAAACCCAGGAATATTTCATCTTCTTTCCATCTGCAACCAAAGCAAAATTTGGTTTTCGAAGAAACACCGTGGTGTAAGCTTCTCTCACAATCTGGGCAG aATGTGAATATACCTATTTGTGCATCAACTTTCACAATCGGCTCAAGCAAACATTGCAATTTCGCCCTGAAGGACCAAACAATCAGTGCAATTCTATAtaagatcaagcacacacag CAAGAAGGCAATGTGGTTGCCGTACTGGAAAGTACTGGTAGCAAGGGTTCAGTGCAAATAAATGGGAAAGTCGTCAGGAAGAATACAAGTTACGTACTTAACTCTGGTGATGAGGTGGCTTTCGGCTTGCTGGGGAACTATGCTTAT ATTTTTCAGCAACTTGTGACTGAGGGTACAGTTAAGAGTGCAGAGGTTCATAGTAGTGTGGGTAAATTTCTGCAACTTGAAAGAAAGGCAGGGGATCCTTCGGCTGTTGCTGGGGCTTCCATATTGGCATCTCTTTCTAGTCTGAGGCAAGATTTATCTCGTTTGAAGTCTCCAGCTCCGAGCACTGGTAAAGTCCACCAAGATACAGAGGTGCCAGCTGATACTTCTGTTCAAAATGCTATGGATGCTGAGGTCGATGGCTTGGAAGGTCATTCAGCTCCAAATGCAGGGGGAGATGGAGCTGTAGACGCAGGAGTCGGAGTCAGCAAGAATCTTCCTGCTGGATGCAACCATGACACTGGAATAGAAGCAGGCAAC GTATTGGAAGAACGGAATGAGTGGATGAGGGAATCAACATCTTTGCGCTGTGCTGTGTTCAGAGAAGACGTTCTTGCTGGAATAGTTGATGGCGGAAACATACAAGTTTCATTTGATGAATTTCCATATTATCTAAG TGAGAATACAAAAAACGTGCTTATTGCAGCTACATTTGTACACCTGAAACACAAAGAACATGCAAAGCATGCCTCAGAGCTTACTTCTGTGAATCCACGAATATTATTGTCTGGTCCTGCAG GGTCTGAGATATACCAGGAGATGTTGGCAAAGGCACTTGCTAAGTACTTTGGGGCTAAATTGCTCATATTTGACAGCCATTCTGTTTTGGGT GGTTTGTCTTCGAAAGAAGCAGAGCTGCTGAAGGATGGATTTAATGCAGAAAAATCTTGTTCTTGTACTAAACAAAGTCCTGTAGTGTCTGATTTAGCTAAGACCATGAGTCCATCAGCTGGTGAAGCAGAGACGCTTAGCTCTTCAAGTTTAACGTCTTCTTATGGGCTCGAATATCAGCCAAAGATGGAGGCAGAAAATCTCCCATCTTCTTCAGTGACATCTATAGCTCACCTGTTTAAAATAG GTGACAGAGTAAGATTTCTAGATACAGCTTGTCTCTCTTTATATACACCTTCATCTCCTCCCAG GGGCCCATCATATGGTATCCGTGGAAAGGTTATGTTAGTTTTTAAGGAAAATCCTTCGTCAAAAGTTGGGGTGAGATTTGATAAGCCCATACCTGATGGGGTTGATCTTGGAGGCCTCTGTGAAGTCGGTCATGGATTCTTCTGCAGTG CCACTGATCTTCGTCTGGATAACACTGGCGGGGAAGATTTGGACAAGTTACTAATTAACACACTATTTGAG GCTGTATACCGTGAGAGCAGAAGTTCACCTttcattttgttcatgaaaGATGCTGAGAAATGTATTGTAGGAAATTCAGATTCATATTCTACATTCAAAAGTAAAGTGGAGAAGCTTCCTGATAATGTTGTTGTAATTGGATCTCATACCCAATCCGACAATCGCAAGGAGAAG TCCCATCCAGGTGGTCTTCTTTTCACGAAATTTGGTGGCAACCAAACTGCCCTTCTTGACTTGGCTTTTCCG gataGTTTTGGAAGACTCCATGAAAGGGGGAAGGAAGTTCCAAAAGCGATGAAACTTCTTACCAAGCTTTTCCCAAATAAAGTTGCCATTCATATGCCACAG GATGAGGCACTTCTCGTTTCCTGGAAGCATCAGTTGGATCGAGATGCAGAAACCCTTAAAATGAAAGGAAATCTGAATCACCTGCGCACT GTTATCACTCGGAGTGGGATGGAAAGTGAAGGCCTTGATATGTTATGCATTAAGGATCAAACTCTTTCCAATGAAA TTATTTTCATGTGCACTGCAGGTGCTGAGAAGATAGTTGGATGGGCTTTAAGCCATCATCTAATGCAGAACCCTGATGTGAATCCTGACACAAAGATTGTGTTGTCGAGTGAGAG CATCCAGTATGGAATTGGAATCTTACAGGCTATTCAGAATGAATCTAAAAGCTTGAAGAAGTCACTTAAG GATGTTGTGACTGAAAATGAGTTTGAGAAAAGGCTTTTGGCTGATGTTATTCCTCCAAATGACATTGGAGTTACATTTGATGATATTGGGGCtcttgaaaatgtcaaggatacCTTGAAAGAGTTAGTGATGCTTCCTTTACAAAGACCTGAACTTTTCTGCAAGGGACAATTGACCAAG CCTTGCAAGGGAATACTCTTATTTGGACCTCCTGGAACTGGAAAGACCATGCTCGCAAAGGCTGTGGCAACTGAATCAGGGGCAAACTTCATCAACATTTCTATGTCGAGCATCACATCTAAG tGGTTTGGTGAGGGTGAGAAGTACGTGAAATCAGTTTTTTCACTAGCTAGTAAAATTGCCCCAAGTGTGATATTTGTCGATGAG GTTGATAGCATGTTAGGGCGTAGGGAAAATCCAGGGGAGCATGAGGCAATGCGTaagatgaaaaatgaatttatggTAAACTGGGATGGCCTGCGAACAAAAGACACGGAGCGTGTTTTGGTACTTGCCGCGACAAATAGGCCTTTTGACCTTGATGAGGCTGTCATAAGACGCCTGCCACGCAG ATTGATGGTAAATCTTCCAGATCCTCCAAATAGGGCAAAGATACTGAAAGTAATTTTGGCTAAGGAAGATTTGTCTCCTGATGTTGATTTTGATTCAATTGCAAATATGACAGACGGGTATTCTGGAAGTGACCTGAAG AATCTATGTGTAGCTGCTGCACACCGTCCTATCAAAGAGATActagaaaaggagaaaaag GAACGTGAGGCAGCTCTTGCAGAAGGTCGATCTCCCCCGGCCTTGAGTGGGAGTGATGATATACGTCCTTTAAACATTGATGACTTCAGATATGCTCATGAACGG GTATGCGCAAGTGTTTCATCTGAGTCGGTAAACATGACCGAGCTTTTGCAATGGAATGATCTGTACGGGGAAGGGGGTTCTAGAAGAAAGAAGGCCCTCAGCTACTTCATGTGA
- the LOC119985789 gene encoding SNF1-related protein kinase regulatory subunit gamma-1-like, translating into MASMQMEVKMGVKLQESPRSQVPSPEAKLGMKVEDLWDIQEPQLTPSEKLNSCFENIAVSAFPPAPSDQVIEIRSDSSLAEAVKILTQNRILGAPVVDADAPEDASWMDRYIGIVEFAGIVVWILQQSEPPSPRSPHSGAALAIAANGMTNAAGLLGLGPEDAAATSGNFFEALTASEFYKNTKVRDISGSFRWAPFLALQKSNSFLTMLLLLSNYKMKSVPVVDLGEGKIDNIVTQSAVIHMLAECVGLHWFESWGRKKLSEIGLPLMSPDHVVKVNEDEPVLQAFKLMRKKRVGGIPVVERDGKKTVGNISLRDVQFLLTAPEIYHDYRSITAKNFLMAVRSYLEKDGKATPFSSGTVTCTKDHSLKELILMLDSQKIHRVYVVDDEGNLEGVITLRDIISRLVHEPHGYFGDFFDGVLPLPQNSRV; encoded by the exons ATGGCTAGTATGCAAATGGAGGTGAAGATGGGAGTGAAATTGCAGGAGAGTCCAAGGAGCCAGGTACCAAGTCCAGAGGCGAAGCTTGGGATGAAAGTGGAGGATCTGTGGGATATACAGGAGCCGCAGCTCACTCCCAGTGAGAAACTCAATTCTTGCTTTGAAAACATTGCAGTCTCTGCTTTTCCTCCTGCTCCTTCTGATCAAG TGATTGAGATTAGGTCAGACAGCAGTCTAGCTGAGGCAGTTAAAATACTGACCCAAAACAGGATACTTGGTGCGCCTGTGGTGGATGCGGATGCGCCTGAGGACGCTAGTTGGATGGACAGATACATTGGCATTGTCGAGTTTGCTGGAATCGTTGTCTGGATTCTGCAACAG TCAGAACCTCCATCTCCTAGGAGCCCACACTCTGGAGCTGCTCTTGCAATAGCAGCTAATGGAATGACTAATGCAGCAGGACTGCTAGGCTTAGGCCCAGAAGATGCAGCAGCGACTTCTGGAAACTTTTTTGAAGCACTGACCGCTTCTGAATTTTATAAGAACACAAAG GTTCGAGACATTTCGGGGTCATTCAGATGggctccctttcttgccttgcaGAAATCCAACTCCTTTTTGACAATGCTGTTACTCCTTTCTAATTACAAAATGAAGAGCGTTCCTGTGGTTGATTTGGGTGAGGGAAAGATTGACAATATTGTCACGCAATCTGCTGTGATTCACATGTTAGCGGAGTGTGTTGGGCTTCATTGGTTTGAAAGCTGGGGAAGGAAGAAGCTGTCTGAAATTGGCCTTCCCCTGATGTCACCAGATCATGTAGTCAAG GTGAACGAGGATGAACCGGTGCTTCAGGCATTTAAGCTGATGCGAAAAAAGAGGGTCGGAGGTATACCTGTTGTTGAAAGAGATGGGAAAAAGACGGTGGGTAACATAAGCCTGAGAGATGTTCAATTCCTTCTAACTGCACCAGAGATCTATCATGACTATAG ATCTATCACTGCAAAGAACTTCCTGATGGCGGTTAGAAGCTACTTGGAGAAGGACGGCAAAGCCACACCATTCTCAAGTGGCACGGTCACATGCACGAAGGATCACAGTCTCAAAGAACTGATTCTGATGCTCGATTCCCAGAAGATCCACCGAGTCTATGTTGTCGATGATGAGGGGAATCTGGAAGGAGTAATTACCCTTAGAGACATCATATCAAGACTTGTACATGAACCCCATGGCTACTTTGGTGATTTCTTTGATGGGGTTTTGCCACTGCCCCAAAATAGCAGGGTTTAA
- the LOC119985978 gene encoding conserved oligomeric Golgi complex subunit 2, translating to MLDPVLNSSPAPPTPQPRSTTDFFSDPLDSHPLWFKPSLFLSPDFDSDSYISELRTFVPFDTLRSELRAHLSSLHHELIDLINRDYGDFVNLSTKLVDVDSTVVRMRAPLLELREKIEGFRSSVEAPLVALKSGLKQRSEASATREVLELLLDTFHVVSKVEKLIKELPSVPADWSNINGEVSKERDVVSNGTALQHVENGINLRETQSMLLERIASEMNRLRFYVAHAQNLPFIENMEKRIQGASQLLDASLGHCFVDALEYRDKNAIYNCLRAYAAVDNTRSAEEIFRTNVVAPLIQKIIPYGYGPSGIVAGPSTDELENDYQQIKQCIEKECKFLLDISSTENSGLHVFDFLANSILKEVLAAVTHGRKEALSPGKPTKFLKNYKSSLDFLAHLEGYCPSRSAVVKFRAEVVCVEFMKMWNVGAYFYTRFQEIAGALDSTLAATTLVPIQNSNSGDGKIQNLTLKQSTALLESLRSCWREDVLVLSCSDKFLRLSLQLISRYSNWLSSGLAARKTGNAGSNPGGEWATSAVPEEFIYIIHDINCLTAEVCGDYLGHVLQLLSACSVDVLDLVKQSILQGGKALHALVPPAVKIIIEVLVEKSAEDLRQLKGITATYRMTNKPLPVRHSPYVSGILRPVKAFLDGERATTYLTKETRNEILLGAATDITDRYYELAADLVNVARKTESSLQRIRQGAQRRAGASSDVSDHNVSDTDKICMQLFLDIQEYGRNLAVIGVEAADIPSYRSLWQCVAPQDRQLTINF from the exons ATGTTGGATCCAGTTCTAAACTCGTCACCGGCACCGCCGACTCCTCAGCCTAGATCCACCACGGATTTCTTCTCTGACCCATTGGACTCGCATCCGCTCTGGTTCAAGCCCTCCCTCTTCCTCTCCCCCGATTTCGACTCTGATTCCTACATCTCCGAGCTCCGCACTTTCGTGCCGTTTGATACGCTCCGTTCGGAGCTCCGGGCGCATCTTTCTTCACTCCATCATGAACTCATTGACCTCATAAATCGTGATTATGGCGACTTTGTTAACCTTAGCACCAAGCTCGTTGATGTTGACTCCACCGTGGTTCGAATGCGGGCCCCTCTTTTGGAGCTCCGCGAGAAGATCGAGGGTTTCCGTTCCTCTGTCGAAGCGCCTCTCGTTGCGCTCAAGAGTGGGTTGAAGCAGCGATCTGAGGCGTCTGCCACCAGGGAGGTCCTTGAGCTCTTGCTCGATACGTTTCATGTTGTCTCTAAG GTTGAGAAACTTATAAAGGAGCTACCTAGTGTGCCTGCTGATTGGTCAAATATAAATGGAGAGGTTAGTAAAGAAAGGGATGTCGTGAGTAACGGGACTGCCTTACAACATGTTGAGAATGGAATAAATTTAAGGGAGACTCAAAGCATGCTTTTGGAGAGGATTGCCAGTGAAATGAACCGGCTCAGGTTTTATGTTGCTCATGCACAG AACCTTCCTTTCATTGAAAATATGGAGAAGAGGATTCAAGGAGCCAGCCAATTGTTAGATGCAAGCTTGGGACATTGTTTTGTGGATGCATTGGAGTACCGAGATAAAAATGCTATCTATAATTGCTTACGTGCTTACGCTGCTGTTGACAACACCCGGAGTGCAGAAGAAATTTTTAGGACAAATGTTGTGGCCCCACTGATACAGAAAATAATTCCATATGGATATGGTCCATCGGGTATTGTAGCTGGCCCATCTACTGACGAACTTGAAAATGACTATCAACAAATCAAGCAATGCATTGAGAAAGAGTGCAAATTCTTGTTGGACATTTCTTCTACAG AAAATTCAGGTTTGCATGTGTTTGACTTCTTGGCCAATTCAATCTTGAAAGAGGTTCTTGCGGCAGTCACGCACGGAAGGAAGGAAGCTTTGTCCCCTGGGAAGCCTACAAAGTTTTTGAAAAACTATAAATCAAGTCTTGATTTCTTGGCTCACCTTGAAG GCTACTGTCCGTCCAGATCTGCTGTCGTTAAGTTTCGAGCAGAAGTTGTCTGTGTTGAGTTCATGAAGATGTGGAATGTTGGAGCTTATTTCTATACAAG ATTTCAGGAAATAGCAGGGGCCCTAGATTCTACACTTGCTGCTACCACTTTAGTCCCTATTCAGAATTCAAATTCTGGTGAtggaaaaattcaaaatctaacATTAAAACAAAGCACTGCTCTTTTGGAGAGCTTGAGATCTTGCTGGAGAGAAGACGTTCTAGTCCTATCTTGTTCTGACAAGTTTCTTCGCTTATCCTTACAACTTATTTCCAG ATACTCAAATTGGCTGTCATCTGGATTAGCTGCTCGGAAGACGGGTAATGCAGGTTCTAATCCTGGAGGTGAATGGGCTACTTCAGCTGTTCCTGAAGAGTTTATCTAT ATTATTCATGACATAAATTGTCTCACCGCAGAAGTTTGCGGTGACTACCTGGGACATGTGCTTCAGCTTCTATCCGCATGCTCTGTTGATGTTCTTGATCTAGTGAAACAAAGCATTTTGCAAGGGGGAAAAGCTTTACATGCTTTAGTACCTCCAGCTGTCAAGATAATAATAGAAGTCCTAGTTGAGAAGTCTGCTGAG GACTTGAGACAGCTGAAGGGAATAACTGCAACTTATAGGATGACTAATAAGCCTCTTCCTGTCAGGCATTCACCCTATGTTTCAGGGATATTGCGACCTGTGAAG GCCTTTTTGGATGGGGAGCGAGCTACAACATATTTGACCAAGGAAACTAGGAATGAAATACTGCTTGGGGCTGCAACAGATATTACAGATCGATATTATGAACTAGCTGCTGACCTTGTCAATGTG GCTAGGAAAACGGAGTCTTCGCTGCAGAGAATACGCCAGGGTGCACAAAGAAGAGCTGGAGCAAGTTCAGATGTCTCAGATCACAATGTGTCTGATACTGACAAGATATGTATGCAACTGTTTCTTGATATTCAG GAGTATGGACGCAACCTTGCTGTTATTGGAGTTGAAGCAGCCGATATTCCATCGTATCGTTCCTTGTGGCAATGTGTTGCCCCTCAAGATAGGCAATTGACAATTAATTTCTAA
- the LOC119985579 gene encoding uncharacterized protein LOC119985579, with protein sequence MPRPSSIIHGIPSSTNQIDCNIPHEEDRLTIEAKPVLLLSDDELGTIDQSFYDCQAAWPNSDSEDDFYSARGDSISCASTSSRRSINKTCSLERNRKKKISLEQKPSPEKKERLVELLQDPFWSDLVASTDISDGGFESEATSLDQSSVHKSPALGIGGSQLDLHAIKKKRMTGTHCGCVPSLKEKKRSNLTRKARN encoded by the exons ATGCCAAGGCCATCCTCAATTATTCATGGGATTCCATCTTCAACAAACCAAATTGATTGCAATATCCCACATGAAGAGGATCGCTTGACCATTGAAGCCAAACCAGTACTGCTGCTATCTGATGATGAACTTG GGACTATAGATCAGAGCTTTTATGATTGTCAAGCTGCTTGGCCTAATTCAGACTCCGAGGATGATTTTTACAGTGCGAGGGGTG ATTCTATATCCTGTGCCAGCACTTCAAGCAGACGTAGCATTAATAAGACATGCAGTCTTGAAAGaaacaggaaaaagaaaatcagtCTTGAACAAAAACCTAGtccagagaagaaagagagacttGTTGAGCTGCTGCAGGATCCTTTCTGGAGTGATCTGGTTGCATCTACTGATATCAGCGATGGCGGATTCGAGTCAGAGGCAACAAGCCTGGACCAGTCCAGCGTCCACAAAAGCCCTGCACTGGGTATAGGAGGATCACAACTAGATTTGCATGCGATTAAGAAGAAAAGAATGACCGGAACTCACTGTGGATGCGTTCCAAGTTTGAAGGAGAAAAAGAGGAGTAATCTTACAAGAAAAGCAAGGAATTGA
- the LOC119985790 gene encoding 60S ribosomal protein L17-2-like isoform X2 yields MVKYSREPSNPTKSCKARGSDLRVHFKNTRETAFAIRKLALVKAKRYLEDVIAHKQAIPFRRFCRGVGRTAQAKNRHSNGQGRWPMKSATFILDLLKNAESNAEVKGLDVDALYVSHIQVNQAQKQRRRTYRAHGRINPYMSSPCHIELILSEKEEPVQKEPETQLAPRKAKGQALRSGASS; encoded by the exons ATG GTGAAGTATTCGAGAGAGCCAAGCAACCCTACCAAGT CCTGCAAAGCCAGGGGCAGTGATCTTCGGGTTCATTTTAAG AATACTAGGGAGACTGCCTTTGCTATTAGGAAGTTGGCTTTGGTCAAGGCTAAAAGGTACTTGGAGGATGTGATTGCCCATAAGCAAGCTATTCCATTTAGGCGTTTCTGTCGCGGTGTGGGACGAACTGCCCAGGCTAAGAACCGTCACTCTAATGGACAAGGTCGCTGGCCTATGAAGTCTGCAACGTTTATTCTTGATTTGCTTAAGAACGCTGAGAGCAATGCTGAG GTGAAAGGTTTGGATGTGGATGCTCTTTATGTTTCTCACATCCAAGTAAATCAAGCACAGAAGCAAAGGCGACGGACATACAGAGCACATGGGAGGATCAACC CATACATGTCTTCCCCTTGCCACATTGAATTAATTCTGTCGGAGAAGGAAGAACCTGTTCAGAAAGAG CCTGAGACTCAGTTGGCTCCAAGGAAGGCTAAAGGTCAAGCTCTCCGGAGTGGTGCATCCTCTTAA
- the LOC119985790 gene encoding 60S ribosomal protein L17-2-like isoform X1, producing MFQVKYSREPSNPTKSCKARGSDLRVHFKNTRETAFAIRKLALVKAKRYLEDVIAHKQAIPFRRFCRGVGRTAQAKNRHSNGQGRWPMKSATFILDLLKNAESNAEVKGLDVDALYVSHIQVNQAQKQRRRTYRAHGRINPYMSSPCHIELILSEKEEPVQKEPETQLAPRKAKGQALRSGASS from the exons atgtttCAGGTGAAGTATTCGAGAGAGCCAAGCAACCCTACCAAGT CCTGCAAAGCCAGGGGCAGTGATCTTCGGGTTCATTTTAAG AATACTAGGGAGACTGCCTTTGCTATTAGGAAGTTGGCTTTGGTCAAGGCTAAAAGGTACTTGGAGGATGTGATTGCCCATAAGCAAGCTATTCCATTTAGGCGTTTCTGTCGCGGTGTGGGACGAACTGCCCAGGCTAAGAACCGTCACTCTAATGGACAAGGTCGCTGGCCTATGAAGTCTGCAACGTTTATTCTTGATTTGCTTAAGAACGCTGAGAGCAATGCTGAG GTGAAAGGTTTGGATGTGGATGCTCTTTATGTTTCTCACATCCAAGTAAATCAAGCACAGAAGCAAAGGCGACGGACATACAGAGCACATGGGAGGATCAACC CATACATGTCTTCCCCTTGCCACATTGAATTAATTCTGTCGGAGAAGGAAGAACCTGTTCAGAAAGAG CCTGAGACTCAGTTGGCTCCAAGGAAGGCTAAAGGTCAAGCTCTCCGGAGTGGTGCATCCTCTTAA
- the LOC119985791 gene encoding uncharacterized protein LOC119985791, with amino-acid sequence MDVSSSQPSDSNSTVHGASSLLANLPSRGLLSSSVLSSNPGGMRVYICEHETSPPEGQNIKTNQQNILIRSLTLKKHKGDSSSRDAKSAAATDGPRKRASDRVVDSRAASKRANNQTDSQQEKDFHSLTVERLRALLIELGLSTKGRKDELVARLRNAAI; translated from the exons ATGGACGTCTCGTCTTCCCAACCATCCGATTCAAATAGTACGGTTCATGGTGCTTCCTCTCTCCTTGCCAACCTTCCCTCTCGCGGTCTTCTCTCCTCCAGCGTCCTCTCCTCGAATCCG GGAGGGATGCGAGTTTATATCTGTGAGCACGAGACATCACCCCCAG AGGGGCAAAATATTAAGACAAACCAACAGAATATACTGATTAGATCGCTTACTCTTAAGAAACACAAGGGTGATTCCAGTTCAAGGGATGCAAAGAGTGCAGCTGCAACTGATGGCCCTAGAAAGAG GGCTTCTGATAGGGTTGTGGACAGCAGGGCTGCATCTAAGAGGGCCAATAATCAAACTGATTCTCAACAAG AGAAAGACTTCCATAGTTTGACAGTGGAGAGGCTTCGTGCCCTTCTAATTGAACTAGGCCTTTCAACCAAAGGGAGGAAG GATGAGCTGGTTGCTCGATTGCGAAATGCAGCCATTTAA